From Anopheles arabiensis isolate DONGOLA chromosome 3, AaraD3, whole genome shotgun sequence, a single genomic window includes:
- the LOC120903739 gene encoding protein argonaute-2 isoform X2 — MSTERELTPGTTQQLHPLSYSDMATHIQLNGVIMGKSFNESPWTSSPPRPPSPSQSQTSFDTLSPPPAGATVNPTTVATTTGTQGAQALGVVPATPPAPPDLPVFTCPRRPNLGREGRPIVLRANHFQITMPRGFVHHYDINIQPDKCPRKVNREIIETMVHAYSKMFGALKPVFDGRNNLYTRDLLPIGNDRVELEVTLPGEGKDRVFRVTIKWVAQVSLFNLEEALEGRTRQIPYDAILALDVVMRHLPSMTYTPVGRSFFSSPDGYYHPLGGGREVWFGFHQSVRPSQWKMMLNIDVSATAFYKAQPVIEFMCEVLDIRDINEQRKPLTDSQRVKFTKEIKGLKIEITHCGTMRRKYRVCNVTRRPAQMQSFPLQLENGQTVECTVAKYFLDKYKMKLRYPHLPCLQVGQEHKHTYLPLEVCNIVAGQRCIKKLTDMQTSTMIKATARSAPDREREINNLVRRADFNNDAYVQEFGLTISNNMMEVRGRVLPPPKLQYGGRVSSMSGQNKVSLALPNQGVWDMRGKQFFTGVEIRVWAIACFAPQRTVREDALRNFTQQLQKISNDAGMPIIGQPCFCKYATGPDQVEPMFRYLKSTFSHLQLVVVVLPGKTPVYAEVKRVGDTVLGMATQCVQAKNVNKTSPQTLSNLCLKINVKLGGINSILVPSIRPKVFDEPVIFLGADVTHPPAGDNKKPSIAAVVGSMDAHPSRYAATVRVQQHRQEIIQELSSMVRELLIMFYKSTGGFKPHRIILYRDGVSEGQFPHVLQHELTAIREACIKLEADYKPGITFIVVQKRHHTRLFCADKKEQSGKSGNIPAGTTVDVGITHPTEFDFYLCSHQGIQGTSRPSHYHVLWDDNHFESDELQCLTYQLCHTYVRCTRSVSIPAPAYYAHLVAFRARYHLVEKEHDSGEGSHQSGCSEDRTPGAMARAITVHADTKKVMYFA; from the exons AATCACCATGGACTTCTTCGCCGCCAAGGCCTCCAAGTCCGTCTCAGTCGCAGACCAGCTTCGATACACTCTCAC CACCTCCAGCTGGGGCGACGGTCAACCCGACCACGgtggcgacgacgacgggtACGCAGGGTGCGCAGGCACTCGGTGTCGTGCCGGCCACACCGCCGGCACCGCCGGATCTACCGGTCTTCACATGCCCGCGCCGGCCCAACCTGGGCCGGGAGGGCCGCCCGATCGTGCTGCGGGCCAACCACTTCCAGATCACGATGCCGCGCGGGTTCGTGCACCACTACGACATTAACATCCAGCCGGACAAGTGCCCGCGCAAGGTGAATCGCGAAATCATCGAAACGATGGTACACGCGTACAGCAAGATGTTCGGCGCGCTGAAGCCCGTGTTCGATGGGCGCAACAATCTGTACACGCGCGATCTGCTCCCGATCGGGAACGATCGCGTCGAGCTGGAGGTAACGCTGCCGGGCGAGGGCAAGGATCGGGTGTTCCGCGTCACGATCAAGTGGGTCGCGCAGGTGTCCCTGTTCAACCTGGAGGAGGCGCTCGAGGGCCGCACCCGCCAGATACCGTACGATGCGATACTGGCGCTGGATGTGGTGATGCGCCATCTGCCCAGCATGACCTACACACCGGTTGGACGCAGCTTCTTCAGCTCGCCGGATGG GTACTATCATCCTCTGGGCGGTGGTCGTGAGGTGTGGTTCGGTTTCCACCAGAGTGTCAGACCCTCACAGTGGAAGATGATGCTTAATATTGACG TATCGGCTACCGCGTTCTACAAGGCGCAGCCGGTGATTGAGTTCATGTGCGAGGTGCTGGACATCAGAGACATCAACGAGCAGCGCAAACCGCTGACCGATTCGCAGCGCGTCAAGTTCACCAAGGAAATCAAGGGGCTCAAGATCGAAATCACCCACTGCGGTACGATGCGGCGCAAGTATCGCGTCTGCAATGTGACGCGACGACCCGCACAAATGCAATC CTTCCCGTTGCAGCTAGAGAACGGCCAAACGGTCGAGTGTACGGTGGCGAAATACTTCCTCGACAAGTACAAGATGAAGCTGCGCTATCCGCACCTGCCCTGCCTGCAGGTGGGCCAggagcacaaacacacctacCTGCCGCTGGAGGTGTGCAACATCGTGGCCGGCCAGCGCTGCATCAAGAAGCTGACCGACATGCAAACATCGACCATGATCAAAGCGACTGCCCGTTCGGCACCCGATCG GGAGCGAGAAATCAACAATCTGGTGCGGCGAGCCGATTTCAACAACGACGCGTACGTGCAGGAGTTCGGTCTGACCATCTCGAACAACATGATGGAGGTGCGGGGCCGTGTGCTGCCCCCGCCGAAGCTACAGTACGGTGGGCGTGTTTCCAGCATGAGCGGACAA AACAAGGTGAGCTTAGCATTACCAAACCAAGGGGTTTGGGATATGCGAGGCAAACAATTTTTTACCGGCGTCGAGATACGCGTGTGGGCGATCGCCTGCTTCGCGCCCCAGCGCACCGTGCGGGAGGACGCGCTGCGCAACTTTACCCAGCAGCTGCAGAAGATTTCGAACGACGCGGGCATGCCGATCATCGGGCAGCCGTGCTTCTGCAAGTACGCGACCGGGCCGGACCAGGTGGAGCCGATGTTTAGATATCTGAAGAGCACGTTCAGCCACCTGCAGCTCGTCGTGGTGGTGCTGCCCGGCAAAACGCCCGTCTACG CGGAAGTAAAGCGCGTCGGCGACACGGTGCTCGGCATGGCGACGCAGTGTGTGCAGGCGAAGAACGTGAACAAAACGTCGCCCCAAACGCTGTCCAATCTCTGCCTGAAGATCAACGTGAAGCTTGGTGGAATCAACTCGATTCTGGTGCCATCGATCAGACCAAAG GTATTCGACGAGCCGGTCATCTTCCTCGGCGCTGACGTGACGCACCCGCCGGCCGGCGACAACAAGAAACCGTCGATTGCGGCCGTCGTCGGCTCGATGGATGCGCATCCGTCCCGGTACGCGGCGACGGTGCGCGtccagcagcaccggcaggAGATCATCCAGGAGCTGAGCAGCATGGTGCGCGAGCTGCTGATCATGTTCTACAAATCGACCGGCGGGTTCAAGCCGCACCGCATCATCCTCTACCGGGACGGTGTGTCCGAGGGCCAGTTCCCGCACGTGCTGCAGCACGAGCTGACGGCGATCCGCGAGGCGTGCATCAAGCTGGAGGCCGACTACAAGCCGGGCATCACGTTCATCGTGGTGCAGAAGCGGCACCACACGCGGCTGTTCTGCGCGGACAAGAAGGAGCAGAGCGGCAAATCGGGCAACATTCCAGCCGGCACGACCGTGGACGTGGGCATTACGCATCCGACCGAGTTTGACTTCTACCTGTGCAGCCACCAGGGCATTCAG GGTACGAGTCGCCCGTCCCACTACCACGTGCTCTGGGACGACAATCACTTCGAGTCGGACGAGCTGCAGTGCCTAACGTATCAGCTGTGCCACACGTACGTCCGGTGTACCCGATCCGTTTCCATTCCAGCTCCTGCCTACTACGCACATTTGGTCGCATTTAGGGCGAG GTACCACTTGGTCGAGAAGGAGCACGATTCGGGCGAAGGATCGCACCAGAGCGGTTGCTCCGAGGACAGAACGCCGGGCGCGATGGCCCGCGCCATTACCGTGCACGCCGACACCAAAAAGGTTATGTACTTTGCCTAA